A section of the Zygosaccharomyces rouxii strain CBS732 chromosome B complete sequence genome encodes:
- the SWC7 gene encoding Swc7p (similar to uniprot|Q06707 Saccharomyces cerevisiae YLR385C SWC7), which yields MDCPSNVKLLLLQILLRRQQNLAHQDKSLSLPQLLREPIVDREALQEFQSHKLVQMYSPELCTVPLRTLKNMVSELFERGLPHRANDPDEPVTIVKLAEYYYSERIQEIQDDQLPKLREQMLQYLQN from the coding sequence ATGGATTGCCCATCTAATGTAAAGCTACTTCTTCTGCAGATCCTCTTACGACGTCAACAGAATTTAGCTCATCAGGACAAATCTCTATCACTACCGCAGCTTCTTAGAGAGCCCATTGTCGATAGGGAAGCATTGCAGGAGTTTCAATCACAcaaattggttcaaatgTACTCCCCTGAGCTGTGCACAGTGCCTCTACGGACGCTCAAGAATATGGTTAGcgaattatttgaaagaggTCTACCGCACAGAGCAAACGATCCAGATGAACCCGTTACAATAGTCAAATTAGCTGAATACTACTACTCCGAAAGAATCCAAGAGATACAGGACGATCAATTGCCAAAACTGAGGGAGCAGATGCTTCAATACCTTCAGAATTGA
- the STE23 gene encoding metalloendopeptidase (similar to uniprot|Q06010 Saccharomyces cerevisiae YLR389C STE23 Metalloprotease involved with homolog Axl1p in N-terminal processing of pro-a-factor to the mature form member of the insulin-degrading enzyme family): protein MEAQEMPFRPNIISQLPKLSRIGVRNMSNNNYKKLEGQFVKPDLDDRSYRYIQLPNDLKALLIHDSKADKAAAALDVNVGAFEDPEGLPGLAHFCEHLLFMGSEKYPDENEYSSYLSKHGGASNAYTGSQNTNYYFEVNHEHLFGALDRFAGFFTCPLFNRDSTDKEIKAVDSENKKNLQSDLWRLYQLDKSLTNEEHPYHKFSTGNFITLHEIPTSNGIDVREELLKFYKKSYSANLMKLCVLGREDLDTLSNWACSLFQDVPNIARPVPEYGSKMLDERSLQKVIHAKSVKDLKKLEVTFSAPDMDLEWESKPQHILSHLVGHEGSGSLLAHLKDKGWANELSAGGHSVSKENAFFSIDIDLTDLGLKHYEDVTHIIFQYLEMLKLNLPKKWIYLELEDIARATFKFKQKSSASSTVSSLAKKLEKEYVPVKYILSTELLREYDADLLMKYLHTLTPENSRIMLASNETKTDSKEKWYGTEYRVTDFTHTLLKKIRNPGLNPNLHLPRPNEFIATNFEVEKIDDVVPLEEPLLLKDDKISKLWYKKDDRFWQPRGYIYISFKLPHTQASIVNSMLSTLYVQLINDYIKDLQYDAACADLHLSFSKTNQGLDITVVGFNDKLTILLTRFLEGLKSFKPEKNRFQIFKDKCTRQLTNQLYEVPYLQVFPVYSSLINERTWSVKEKLEVLKRLTFEQLVTYLPTIYEEMFFEAFVHGNMKYEEAIEVDSLVQMLVPNDIRNFQTKNGKLRSYFLPQGETYRYETKLQDSQNLNSCIQHVTQLGVYSEEISAKASLFAQMIHEPCFDTLRTKEQLGYVVFSSSLNNHGTANIRILVQSEHTTPFLEWRIESFLQGFGKILQDMSDKDFEGHKDALCKSLAQKYKNMKEESSRYAAAIYLGDYNFTHKQRKSQLVSQLTKEEIEEFYQNFIVGPNASKLVLHIQSQVTSDKLDESNLDRTKYPSGKPIKDVGEFKSQLFVAPVRQPTKKFEVFTPKL from the coding sequence ATGGAAGCCCAAGAGATGCCATTCAGGCCCAATATCATTTCGCAACTTCCCAAATTGAGTCGAATTGGTGTGAGAAACATGAGCAATAAtaattacaagaaattagaaGGTCAATTTGTGAAGCCGGATCTTGACGATAGGTCCTATAGGTACATCCAATTACCCAATGACTTGAAAGCGCTTTTGATACACGATTCCAAAGCTGATAAAGCTGCAGCTGCCCTTGATGTTAATGTGGGAGCATTTGAAGATCCTGAAGGATTACCAGGTTTAGCTCATTTTTGTGAACATCTCTTATTTATGGGGTCAGAAAAGTATCCAGATGAGAATGAATATTCGAGTTATTTAAGTAAACACGGAGGGGCCTCTAATGCTTATACTGGATCCCAAAATACCAATTACTATTTTGAAGTTAACCATGAACACCTTTTTGGAGCCCTTGACAGATTTGCAGGTTTTTTCACCTGTCCCCTGTTTAACAGAGATTCTACGGATAAAGAGATTAAAGCTGTGGATAGTGAgaacaaaaagaatttgcaAAGCGATCTTTGGAGACTTTATCAATTAGACAAATCCCTAACCAATGAAGAACATCCATACCACAAATTTTCCACAGGTAATTTTATTACACTGCATGAAATTCCTACATCCAACGGTATTGACGTTCGTGAGGAATTGTTAAAATTCTACAAAAAATCTTATTCTGCaaatctgatgaaattatgCGTTCTTGGTAGAGAAGATTTGGACACTTTATCCAATTGGGCATGTTCGTTATTTCAAGATGTGCCCAATATTGCTAGACCAGTGCCTGAATATGGCTCAAAAATGTTAGATGAAAGatctttacaaaaagtGATTCATGCCAAATCcgttaaagatttgaagaaattagaggTTACTTTTTCAGCACCTGATATGGATTTAGAATGGGAATCTAAACCTCAGCACATCTTAAGCCACCTTGTAGGCCACGAAGGCTCGGGTTCACTGTTAGCTCACTTGAAGGATAAAGGTTGGGCAAATGAGTTGTCTGCTGGGGGACATTCCGTCTCTAAAGAAAATGCATTCTTTTCTATCGATATTGACCTGACTGATCTTGGGTTAAAACACTACGAGGATGTTACCCACATAATTTTCCAGTATTTGGAAATGTTAAAATTGAACTTACCAAAAAAGTGGATTTATCTGGAATTAGAGGATATTGCAAGAGCCacttttaaattcaaaCAAAAATCTAGTGCTTCTAGCACCGTGTCATCACTTgccaaaaaattggaaaaagaataCGTTCCAGTGAAATATATCTTGAGCACGGAACTCTTAAGGGAATATGATGCCGATCTGCTAATGAAATACTTACACACCTTGACCCCTGAAAATTCACGTATTATGTTAGCATCAAATGAAACGAAAACTGATTCCAAGGAAAAGTGGTATGGTACTGAATACCGAGTTACTGATTTTACACACACtttgttgaaaaagattAGAAACCCAGGTCTTAACCCAAATTTACATTTACCACGTCCTAATGAATTTATTGCCACTAATTttgaagtggaaaaaattgacgATGTTGTACCGTTAGAAGAACCATTgcttttgaaagatgataAAATCAGTAAGCTTTGGTACAAGAAAGATGATAGATTCTGGCAACCAAGGGGTTACATTTACATTTCTTTTAAATTACCTCATACTCAAGCTAGTATCGTGAACAGTATGCTTTCCACTCTTTACgtccaattgatcaatgatTACATCAAGGATTTACAATATGATGCTGCATGTGCCGATTTACACCTAAGTTTTTCTAAAACTAACCAAGGTTTGGACATTACAGTAGTTGGatttaatgataaattgacCATTCTTTTGACCAGATTTTTGGAAGGTCTAAAAAGTTTCAAACCTGAAAAGAAtagatttcaaatcttcaaggATAAGTGTACAAGGCAATTGACAAACCAGTTGTACGAAGTACCATATTTACAGGTCTTCCCAGTTTACAGTTCATTAATCAATGAGAGAACATGGTCAgtaaaggaaaaattagaggttttgaaaagattaacTTTTGAACAGTTGGTTACATATTTGCCTACCATTTATGAAGAAATGTTTTTTGAAGCGTTTGTTCATGGTAATATGAAATACGAAGAAGCTATTGAAGTCGATTCCTTGGTGCAAATGTTGGTTCCAAACGACATTAGAAATTTCCAAAcaaaaaatggtaaattaaGATCATATTTCTTACCTCAAGGTGAAACTTATAGGTATGAAACCAAATTACAGGACTCCCAAAATCTCAACTCTTGCATCCAACATGTTACACAGTTAGGTGTTTACAGTGAAGAGATTTCTGCAAAGGCAAGTCTTTTCGCACAAATGATCCATGAACCTTGTTTTGATACGTTGAGAACAAAAGAACAGTTAGGTTACGTGGTTTTCTCATCAAGTCTCAATAACCATGGTACTGCAAACATTCGAATCCTAGTTCAATCTGAACATACGACACCTTTCCTGGAATGGAGAATCGAAAGTTTCTTACAAggatttggtaaaattttacaagatatgtctgataaagattttgaaggcCATAAAGATGCCCTTTGCAAGAGCTTAGCccaaaaatataaaaatatGAAAGAGGAAAGCTCTAGATATGCTGCTGCTATCTATTTGGGTGATTACAATTTCACCCACAAACAGAGAAAATCTCAATTAGTTTCACAACTGaccaaggaagaaattgaagaattttatcaaaattttattgTAGGACCCAATGCTTCCAAACTGGTACTTCACATTCAATCACAGGTGACTAGTGATAAACTAGACGAATCTAACCTTGATAGAACCAAGTATCCAAGTGGTAAGCCAATAAAGGACGTAGGTGAGTTCAAATCTCAATTATTCGTAGCACCCGTTCGCCAGCCTACCAAGAAATTCGAGGTGTTCACCCCCAAGCTCTAA
- the TSR1 gene encoding small subunit rRNA maturation protein TSR1 (similar to gnl|GLV|DEHA0A12001g Debaryomyces hansenii DEHA0A12001g and weakly similar with YDL060W uniprot|Q03128 Saccharomyces cerevisiae YDL060W TSR1 Protein required for processing of 20S pre-rRNA in the cytoplasm associates with pre-40S ribosomal particles) translates to MAGHSHRSSFKNGHKGFKSKHSSKGAIKRLNKGKVEKDAKSGRPVKGVSKLQRKNLARQKREQKILDSSEIRKLFEGPHGAQKIITVIPLCNDIDPEEIVSKLISISDENLVNTNGIRNFYIKKFKSHLKFIVPDMSNFIQILDCAKISDFCVFGLSGTSEIDPQFGEQILRALESQGIGSQLGVVTNLSQVHPKEKFQLDVKQSLESYFKHFFPNQEKIFNLEKDSESLNAIRTLCQKFPQGVSWRDQRGYLVADKMDFIQRDEQFGELVVEGTVRGAGFNANRLIHIPEFGDFQVSKIEKCKDSERKSRSNNNIKKDDELDLELNNVFESNDNRDGLEPYAPKEIELQDDEDFRYDELETARYDDHGFLPSRDQGPSKAKVLPKGTSDYQARWYLDDIVDVGEDEEVDERISEDEEMDQDNMDEEEEEEEELNEPLVDEDGAEDDDFMDLDPEQEEQQLQQFRAKEKEDLEFPDEIELHPNESAIESLRKYRGVKNLGNCNWDVDERDPDKPSVWKRLLRISNYKNTRNRIAKENKAEIQVIAGDVVRIYIKFPNDQLTKIQDPNQTLFAVYGLLPHEHKNAVVNFTMQRWEEYDKPVPSETPLVVQYGMRRYTIQPLFSAASNSNNNVHKNDRFLQPDTLSIATCIAPVDFTQCPAIFFRPSAQDPKGLELMAQGSFVNTDFTRIITSRIILTGHPFRFHRSFVTVRYMFFRPQDVEWFKSIPLFTKSGRSGFIRESLGTHGYYKASFDGKLSAEDVVAMSLYKREWPRTSQLWTTTY, encoded by the coding sequence ATGGCAGGTCATTCGCATAGATCCTCGTTTAAAAATGGTCATAAAGGATTCAAGTCCAAACATTCATCAAAAGGTGCCATTAAAAGATTAAACAAGGGTAAGGTTGAAAAGGATGCAAAGAGTGGTAGACCAGTGAAAGGTGTGTCTAAATTGCAGCGTAAGAATTTAGCGAGACAAAAGAGAGAACAGAAGATACTGGATAGTTCAGAAATAAGGAAGTTGTTTGAAGGGCCTCATGGTGCGCAAAAGATTATTACTGTGATTCCATTGTGTAATGATATTGATCCTGAAGAGATTGTTTCCAAGTTGATAAGTATCTCAGATGAAAATCTGGTGAATACTAATGGTATTAGAAACTTTTAcattaaaaaatttaagagccatttgaaatttattgTACCAGATATGTCAAATTTTATTCAGATATTGGACTGTGCTAAGATTAGTGACTTCTGCGTTTTTGGATTGAGTGGTACATCAGAAATTGATCCACAATTTGGTGAACAAATTTTGAGAGCTTTAGAATCACAGGGTATTGGTTCGCAGTTAGGTGTTGTCACCAACCTTTCTCAAGTACACCCCaaggaaaaattccaattaGATGTTAAACAGTCATTAGAGAGCTATTTCAAGCATTTCTTCCCCAAtcaagaaaaaatcttcaatttggaGAAAGATTCAGAATCTTTGAATGCAATCAGGACTCTATGTCAGAAATTCCCACAAGGTGTTTCTTGGAGAGATCAAAGAGGTTATTTGGTGGCAGATAAAATGGATTTTATCCAAAGAGATGAacaatttggtgaattggTCGTCGAGGGGACTGTAAGAGGTGCAGGATTCAACGCCAATAGATTAATACATATTCCAGAATTTGGTGATTTCCAAGTatccaaaattgaaaaatgtaaaGATTCAGAAAGGAAATCTAGATcaaataataatatcaagaaagatgatgaattggacCTTGAATTGAACAATGTTTTCGAATCAAACGATAATAGAGATGGACTTGAACCATATGCACCAAAAGAGattgaattacaagatgatgaagacttCCGTTACGACGAATTAGAGACCGCAAGATACGATGATCATGGATTTTTACCAAGTAGAGATCAAGGACCATCAAAGGCTAAAGTTTTGCCAAAGGGAACCTCAGATTACCAGGCTAGATGGTATTTGGATGACATTGTTGATGTGGgggaagatgaggaagtagatgaaagaatctctgaagatgaagagatgGATCAAGACAatatggatgaagaagaagaagaagaagaagaactaaACGAGCCACTAgtggatgaagatggtgctGAAGACGATGATTTTATGGATTTAGATCCAGAACAGGAGGAACAACAGCTACAACAATTCAGGGCAAAGGAGaaggaagatttagaatttccagatgaaattgaattacaTCCTAATGAGTCAGCAATCGAAAGTCTAAGGAAATACAGAGGTGTAAAAAATCTAGGTAACTGTAATTGGGATGTTGATGAAAGGGATCCAGATAAACCAAGCGTCTGGAAGCGTCTATTgagaatttcaaattacAAAAACACTCGTAATAGAATCGCAAAGGAAAATAAAGCTGAAATCCAAGTTATAGCAGGTGATGTGGTTAGAATATACATAAAATTCCCCAATGACCAATTGACAAAGATTCAAGACCCCAACCAAACGTTATTTGCCGTATACGGATTACTACCTCATGAACATAAAAATGCTGTAGTGAATTTCACCATGCAGAGATGGGAAGAATATGACAAACCAGTTCCTTCCGAAACCCCATTAGTAGTACAGTACGGTATGAGAAGGTATACCATTCAGCCATTATTTTCTGCAGCTTCGAATTCAAACAATAACGTACACAAGAACGACAGGTTCTTGCAACCAGACACTTTATCCATTGCTACCTGCATTGCGCCTGTTGACTTCACACAATGTCCTGCCATTTTCTTTAGACCGTCAGCACAAGATCCTAAGGGCTTAGAACTAATGGCTCAAGGTTCATTTGTCAATACCGATTTCACAAGAATTATCACCAGTAGAATCATCTTAACGGGTCATCCATTTAGATTCCACAGATCTTTTGTTACCGTTAGATATATGTTCTTCAGGCCACAAGACGTCGAATGGTTCAAGTCAATCCCATTATTTACTAAGAGTGGTAGATCAGGATTTATTAGAGAAAGTCTGGGTACTCACGGTTACTACAAGGCATCTTTCGATGGTAAGCTTTCAGCTGAAGACGTGGTGGCCATGTCTCTGTACAAACGTGAATGGCCAAGAACTTCTCAACTATGGACGACCACATACTAA
- the REH1 gene encoding Reh1p (similar to uniprot|Q7LIF0 Saccharomyces cerevisiae YLR387C REH1 Protein of unknown function, similar to Rei1p but not involved in bud growth), producing MSLPSPVFTCNACVIQFKSSDLQRYHMKTEWHRYNLKRRVAELPPIGADVFAEKLQISEREKAENQVDEFGFALLKPANLPKEDLEVTSIPHKGKKGIRRKSNESSKDQGNSINEKSLDSPANASDISDSEGTTTDFGENTASEYGFTSDSNWESESEIASVADSERILDSNKVTITDCIYCGLQNRDVNRNINHMFEAHGLYIPERSYLADLPGLLNFLIQEIVIKKLCLCCNFQGSSFKSIRDHMLSKRHCKMPYETKEEREKFAQFYDFSSLNESDVDHKESDKSSKKKIHFKEEDEEIDDDDDDDDTFDGHQINSNYTTVELDDTGLELTLPNGARAGHRIGQRYFRQNLPPSPESRDSKATVSAADRRLASGITERQWKQGMKDMRKEEQKAMNRQLRRQKPEKINFQPHYRDEFLQ from the coding sequence ATGAGTCTACCAAGTCCTGTTTTTACTTGCAATGCCTGTGTGATTCAGTTCAAGTCTAGTGATTTGCAAAGATACCACATGAAGACTGAATGGCATCGTTATAATCTAAAAAGAAGAGTTGCTGAGCTACCACCAATTGGTGCTGATGTATTTGCAGAAAAGTTACAGATCTCTGAGAGGGAAAAAGCTGAGAATCAAGTAGATGAATTTGGTTTTGCTCTCTTAAAGCCAGCTAACCTACCCAAGGAAGATCTTGAAGTCACAAGTATCCCTCATAAGGGTAAAAAGGGaataagaaggaagagCAATGAATCGTCTAAGGATCAAGGGAATTCCATCAACGAGAAAAGCTTAGACTCTCCTGCAAATGCATCTGATATCTCTGACAGTGAAGGTACTACTACCgattttggtgaaaacaCTGCTTCGGAATATGGATTTACTAGTGATTCTAACTGGGAATCCGAAAGTGAGATTGCATCAGTTGCAGACTCTGAAAGAATTTTGGACTCTAACAAAGTTACCATTACAGATTGTATCTATTGTGGACTACAAAATAGAGATGTGAACAGAAATATTAACCATATGTTCGAAGCCCATGGACTTTACATCCCAGAAAGGTCATATTTAGCGGATTTACCAGGcttgttgaattttttaatccaagaaattgtGATCAAGAAACTTTGCTTGTGTTGCAATTTCCAAGGTTCTAGTTTCAAGAGTATTCGAGACCACATGTTGTCAAAGAGGCATTGCAAGATGCCTTATGAGACCAAGGAGGAGCGTGAGAAATTTGCGCAATTCTATGATTTTAGCTCCTTAAATGAATCTGATGTAGATCATAAGGAATCTGATAAATCctcaaagaaaaaaatccacttcaaagaggaagatgaggagatcgatgatgatgatgatgatgatgatacgTTTGACGGACACCAGATCAATTCCAACTACACTACTGTAGAACTAGATGATACTGGATTAGAACTTACACTCCCCAATGGTGCAAGGGCAGGCCATCGTATTGGTCAACGTTATTTCAGACAAAACTTGCCACCTTCACCAGAGTCTCGTGACAGCAAGGCTACTGTTTCAGCTGCAGACAGAAGGCTAGCTAGTGGTATCACAGAAAGACAATGGAAACAAGGTATGAAGGATATGAGAAAGGAAGAGCAAAAGGCCATGAACCGCCAACTAAGACGTCAAAAACCCGAGAAAATCAATTTCCAACCTCATTACAGGGATGAATTTTTGCAGTAA
- a CDS encoding 40S ribosomal protein uS14 (highly similar to uniprot|P41058 Saccharomyces cerevisiae YDL061C or to YLR388W uniprot|P41057 Saccharomyces cerevisiae YLR388W), translated as MAHENVWFSHPRRFGQGSRQCRVCASHHGLIRKYDLNICRQCFREKANDIGFHKYR; from the coding sequence ATGGCTCACGAAAACGTCTGGTTCTCCCACccaagaagatttggtcAGGGCTCTCGTCAATGCCGTGTTTGTGCTTCTCACCACGGTTTGATTAGAAAGTACGATTTGAACATCTGTCGTCAATGCTTCAGAGAAAAGGCTAACGACATCGGCTTCCACAAGTACAgataa
- the VAC14 gene encoding Vac14p (similar to uniprot|Q06708 Saccharomyces cerevisiae YLR386W VAC14 Activator of Fab1p), translating into MDKSIAKGLSDKFYEKRKATALELEKLVKKCVIEGDYVRIDKIIDELCRDYAYTLHQPMARNAGLMGLAAAAIALGTNNVGRYLNSILPPVLACFGDQNDQVRFYACESLYNIAKIAKGEILVFFNEVFDVLCKVSADSENSVRGAAELLDRLIKDIVAERASSYVSVVNNGPLDVPPSVTGDVITGNVYQNEYPQDNKLAFSLPNFIPLLTERIYAINPDTRVFLVDWLKVLLNTPGLELISFLPSFLGGLFTFLGDSHKDVGTATHALLDLLLHEVDRITTLQAEIKKKQLERQRFLESKTDAPLKKIDGALIAEKKKTLMNALGKLTSDQGQVSVDNASQQEELKREIAEEQEELTELEHGSVYTRDGDEYVPGQDIHLDFPDIIDILVNNLASSEAEIQLVALHWIKAILQLSPDDFVPLLSKVLSLLLKLLSDSDSRISESAQYVNEKLVKLCNNYDHQKDPNVIAYGSIVNSLTLQFFDSKVDAKIACLDWLLLIYQKAPNQILEHNDSMFLTLLKSLSDEDDRLIEKALSLLSSLCSDSNDNYIRKFLQDFLTLLKRDSRLLKTRANSIMRQICSRLSPERIYKEIAPLLDPSDDIVFVRMMIQILSTNLLTASEVSSLRKKLRNGDDGMFFNTLFKSWCYNPVSVISLCLVSENYELAYSVLQAYVNYDLTLNDLVQLDVLVQLLESPVFTRLRLQLLEQQRYPFLHKSLYGILMILPQSKAFDILNRRLSSVNNWTWQPSSGNTIYKQGNSSSSLGLNCDIDTSSRSVSQSPLHHQELLDTFNKVCETESPSLIYTDIYGSELPFLGSAPHARKESRQSVVPSARENSSGSNLTHAANEDSTDTSSVIFRSSAASGITGRLSGKLKRLSGT; encoded by the exons ATGG ACAAGTCTATTGCTAAGGGTTTAAGTGATAAGTTCTACGAGAAGAGGAAAGCCACGGCTCTAGAGCTCGAGAAACTGGTAAAAAAATGTGTTATTGAAGGAGACTACGTGAGAATTGATAAGATTATCGATGAACTTTGCAGGGATTATGCGTACACTTTACACCAACCGATGGCTAGAAATGCGGGTCTCATGGGACTTGCAGCCGCTGCTATCGCACTAGGAACTAATAACGTGGGTAGATATTTGAACAGCATCTTGCCGCCAGTGCTTGCTTGTTTTGGAGATCAGAACGATCAAGTCAGGTTCTATGCGTGTGAAAGTTTGTACAATATTGCCAAGATTGCTAAGGGTGAAATACTTGTATTCTTTAACGAGGTATTTGACGTACTGTGCAAAGTGAGTGCGGATTCTGAAAATTCAGTGAGAGGTGCTGCAGAGTTGTTGGATCGCTTGATTAAGGACATAGTGGCTGAAAGAGCTTCGAGCTATGTGAGTGTAGTGAACAATGGCCCACTGGATGTACCACCTAGCGTCACGGGGGATGTGATTACAGGTAACGTTTATCAAAATGAATATCCACAGGATAATAAATTAGCATTCTCACTACCGAATTTCATTCCATTGTTGACGGAAAGGATTTATGCAATTAACCCTGACACTAGGGTGTTTCTAGTGGATTGGTTAAAAGTTTTGCTCAACACCCCAGGTTTAGAACTCATATCTTTCCTGCCATCCTTCCTGGGTGGATTATTCACATTTTTAGGTGATTCTCATAAGGATGTGGGTACCGCTACACATGCACTGTTGGACCTTTTACTCCATGAAGTGGATAGAATTACTACATTACAAGCTGAAATCAAGAAAAAGCAACTAGAAAGACAAAGGTTCCTGGAAAGTAAGACGGATGctcctttgaaaaaaattgacgGTGCTCTAATagctgaaaagaagaagaccTTGATGAATGCTCTGGGGAAGTTGACATCTGATCAGGGCCAAGTTTCGGTGGATAATGCTTCACAGCAGGAGGAAttaaaaagagaaattgcagaagaacaagaagaattgacagAGTTGGAACATGGTAGTGTGTACACGAGGGACGGAGATGAATACGTACCGGGGCAGGATATACATTTAGACTTTCCCGATATCATCGATATTCTGGTTAATAATTTAGCATCCTCGGAAGCCGAAATTCAACTAGTCGCATTACACTGGATTAAAGCCATTCTACAATTATCGCCAGATGATTTTGTTCCACTCCTGTCGAAAGTACTGTCTTTACTGTTAAAATTATTAAGTGATTCGGATTCTCGTATTAGTGAAAGTGCTCAGTAtgttaatgaaaaattggtcaaaCTGTGCAACAATTACGACCATCAGAAGGACCCAAATGTCATCGCCTATGGATCCATCGTGAATAGCTTAACATTGCAATTTTTCGATAGTAAAGTGGATGCAAAGATTGCCTGTTTGGATTGGTTGCTTCTCATATATCAAAAGGCTCCTAATCAAATCTTGGAGCATAACGATAGCATGTTTCTTACATTattgaaatctttatcggatgaagatgatagGTTAATCGAAAAGGCGCTGTCCCTTTTGTCCAGTCTCTGTTCAGACTCTAATGATAACTATATTCGaaagtttcttcaagatttcCTAACGTTGTTGAAGAGGGACTCACGATTGCTCAAGACAAGGGCTAATTCCATCATGAGACAGATATGTTCCAGACTTTCTCCTGAACGCATTTACAAAGAAATCGCTCCCCTGTTGGATCCTAGTGACGATATAGTCTTTGTTCGGATGatgattcaaattttgagcACTAATTTATTGACGGCTTCTGAAGTGTCGTCGTTGCGCAAGAAATTAAGAAACGGTGATGACGGTATGTTCTTTAACACTCTATTCAAATCTTGGTGTTATAATCCGGTGTCCGTGATATCTCTGTGTCTGGTATCAGAGAATTACGAATTGGCTTACTCGGTTTTACAAGCTTATGTGAACTATGATTTAACGTTAAATGACTTGGTGCAATTAGACGTATTGGTTCAATTGCTCGAATCTCCCGTTTTTACAAGGTTGAGGTTACAACTTCTCGAACAGCAAAGGTATCCATTTCTGCATAAGTCACTATATGGTATTCTTATGATTTTACCACAATCAAAGGCATTCGATATTCTTAACAGAAGATTGAGCAGTGTTAATAATTGGACTTGGCAACCTTCCTCAGGTAATACTATTTATAAACAGGGAAACTCGAGTTCAAGTCTGGGGTTGAATTGTGATATAGACACATCTTCACGTTCAGTGAGTCAGTCTCCATTGCATCACCAAGAATTGTTAGACACTTTCAACAAAGTATGTGAGACAGAGAGCCCCTCTTTGATCTATACAGACATCTATGGATCCGAATTACCCTTTTTAGGCTCAGCACCTCATGCTCGCAAAGAGTCCCGTCAATCAGTGGTGCCATCAGCTCGAGAGAACTCTTCAGGCAGTAACCTAACGCACGCCGCTAATGAAGATTCCACGGATACCAGTTCAGTGATCTTTCGGAGCAGCGCGGCAAGTGGGATTACGGGGAGACTTTCCGGTAAGTTGAAGAGATTGAGTGGAACTTAA